The Spiroplasma endosymbiont of Atherix ibis nucleotide sequence TAGTATTGAATTTAAAGAAAATAAAATACCTACTGTTTATCCTTGACATGCAGGTATTGATACAATTGGATTAATAGCTATTAAAAAAACATTATTAGCAAAAAAATAAAAATATAAGATCATTCTAAAAAGAACTTTTATTAAATGCTTTTTTATATTTTTAAATAAAAAAATCTATACAATTAGTATAGATACAAATTATTTTAATAGTAAAAATTATTAAAATAATTATTTTTTTATTTGGCAAGGATAGCAGGACTTGAACCCACGACACTCGGATTTGGAGTCCGATGTTCTACCAACTGAACTATATCCTTATTTAAAAAATACCCTTTATGGGTATTTTTTTCTATTTGGCAGGGGTAGCAGGACTTGAACCCACGACACTCGGATTTGAAGTCCGATGTTCTACCAACTGAACTATACCCCTATAAAAACACTTTTTAATTATATCATTAAAAAGTACTATGTATAAAATATGCTTATTTTATTTACATTTTTTACAAATTCCATGAAGTTCCAATTTAAAATGTTCTAACTTCATATCTTTATCTTTTAAAATATTTGAAAATCTAAGAAATAATTCATTTGCTAAAGATGGACTTTCTAAATCCTCTAAAGAACCACAATGATCACATGTAATATGCATTAATTGTGAAGAGATAGCTTCATATATAATTTGCTTACCATTTATTGTATTTGCAAATAATAAGTGCATTTCCAAAAATAAATCTATGTTGTTATATATTGACATTACATTTACACTACCTAAATCTTTTTCTACCATTGAGATTAATTCATTAATGGTGAAATGTTTTTTTGTAGAGATTATTCTTAACATAGATAATCTTACATCAGTAAGTTTAATTTTTTTGCTTTTAAACAATTCTAAGTATTCATTTAATTTATTTTCCATAAATTACTTAGTTATTTTTTCAATAACTTCCAAAAGATCACTTACTTTTTTCATAGATAATAAATCATCATCTGATATAGATATATTTAATTTTTCTTCTAAATTAACTATCATATCCATTAAGTCAAGTGAATCTAATCCCATTGACTTAAATTCTGTGTTATTACTTATTGTTCCTTTTGCTCCCTTATTTATAAGAGCTTTTTTTATTTCTTCAAAATAATTCACATTAATCACCTTTTATTATTATATATTAAATTAATTTAAAATTTCAAGTATATATTTTATTAACTCCGTTGTATTTGACACTTACTTCACTTGGTTTTTTTATATTGTTAACTAAATAATTCAAACTTATTGAATTAGTTTTAGGTCCTAATTTATTAAACTCTAATATAAAATAATATTTAAATTCATTCATTTTAAACTATTTTTGATCTGAGAAATTTAAAATATATATTTTTTGTTCTAAACTAAAATCAATATTTAAATTTTTCTTTGCAAAATCTACTTTTTTAATATTTGAAGGTTTTTCTTTTTCTTGAGTATTATTTTCTATTTTTATTTCTGTTTTATTAGATTTAGTATAAAAGTATATTAAAAAAATTAAAATAGATATTATAAATAATAATAAAATTGATACAAAAAATAATTTATATGTTTTTTTCTTTTTCATTTATATAATTTATTATCCTTTCTTTATTATTTCATCCTAGGTTATTTAGTTCCTCTATTTTATAATTAATTAAATAATTATATTTTTTATTTATTTTTTCATATGAGTAATCAATTTTATAAATATCATTATTAATGTTATTAGAAATATAATCCACTAAGAAATATCTTGAATTGAGATTAATAAGCCTACTATAAATAATTTAGTTATTATATAAAGGATTTCAAAGTATCCCTTTTATTCCAACTTAACTATCTTCTACTATATTTTTAGTAAATAAATATTTTGTCATGTTAGAATTAATTATTTCATACTTATCTTCTTTTTGTCTAACTTCATCTATA carries:
- a CDS encoding Fur family transcriptional regulator gives rise to the protein MENKLNEYLELFKSKKIKLTDVRLSMLRIISTKKHFTINELISMVEKDLGSVNVMSIYNNIDLFLEMHLLFANTINGKQIIYEAISSQLMHITCDHCGSLEDLESPSLANELFLRFSNILKDKDMKLEHFKLELHGICKKCK
- a CDS encoding acyl carrier protein; the encoded protein is MNYFEEIKKALINKGAKGTISNNTEFKSMGLDSLDLMDMIVNLEEKLNISISDDDLLSMKKVSDLLEVIEKITK